Within Anopheles ziemanni chromosome 2, idAnoZiCoDA_A2_x.2, whole genome shotgun sequence, the genomic segment ACAATGGATCATAAATTGCTGGTATTAGAAATATAATCATCATAACACTATACAACCTGTaatatagttttgttttttttttcaataaacctGATTTGTGTAACTGGGTATAGATTAATGAATTGTGCGGATTTTTTAGCTACGATCAATTTGGCCCAATATATACAGATGCTTTGAATCCAAATGAAATAATATCTTCAATTGATCAGAAATAGTTTTTACAAGAGAAACCAGATGCAACAATATCCTGAAATGTGTACTGTACAATTCAGGTTATTAAATGATGTTGTGGTCAGAAGTTAAAATATTCTAATACAATTTAAAAGCTTTAGTCATACCTTTGACCATGTACGCGAATACctagaccaggggtcggcatacatttccctAAAGGGCCAGATGGTTAAAAGGAAACTGAAaccgcgggccggataccttaaaccAGGGATTGgcacacgttttccaaaaagggccagatgatttaagagaaaccgaaggcgcgggccggatactttaaacgatgctttaatgttttctaatGTATGGAGTAAATGTTCCCTTTGTAATGGAGAGAGGAACTTTCTAAATggcaaagttacataaaaactggaaaaagataaagtatttaaaatgttatcgataaacatataacaggaacacctcgttaaacaattttcatcttcatttttgcgaagaaaacaaacctggcaaatccgataaaaaataggatgggttttttgtatgaagcactaaaatattcttacgggccggttaaaatcatttggcgggccggatttggcccgcgggccgcactttgccgacccctgaccTAGACTGTAAATAACACAATAAGTTTTACAATCACGAATTGAGATTGATGAATAAATAAggctttgttttattcgtaGGAGGATTATCACTAAAAATTTATGATTCGCTATTTCTAATATTCACAATTGCGCATTTGCCATTGTTACATATAGCATCATACTCTGGAAACCATTTACTATATattaaacgacaaataaaGTTTATTCGACCGAACAAACTGCTAGCTGCTTTCCTTAAACAATCCCCACAACATGCAAAACTAATGAAGGAtacaaactgaaaaaaacGCGAACTTTTCTTTATAATGAATTTATATAAATAAGCCAATTTCTTAGATAAAACGCCTACAGAGCTTTTTTAATAGTTTCTATACTGGTGTTACAGGTTTTTAGGAATGGCATGATTATGTAAATAATTCAGGAAGATTGTATCTGTAATactgtttttttactttaatgaAACAAAGCTACATAAAATCAGTCTTCATTACATTgagtttttgaaacaaaccgtATGACTTTGAAtgcactttttattttaaaataacagcATAATGAACAAAAAGTTTTCAATTGCATGAATATTTAAAGTGAtctgtaaaattaaaacaatattattttacCACAAACATATGTAGTTTGACGCcagaaacaaaataactgCATCACGATTCCTACACGCAGCCGTCGATTTTGTTTCAATCTATGAACTTAGTAAAAATGCGTTTATTTGCTGATCAATCAATTTATATCGTTCTCTTCCACCCTACTTCCGCCACCCTTCCGAACAATACCCCCTGGCGCCTAACTTCACACGCGACTCACGTCGTCGTCCGTTTGACGTCACGCATTGTTCAAGTCGAGTACAACGAAAGCACAACGCGATCACTACCACGCGATCATCGCCGCGAGTGATCGCGGTCTACTACCACCTCCAAGCCGGTGGACCGTAAGTGAGTGTTGGTGCTTTAGTCGACTATCGGCACACTGGCGTACACTTGCGCGGCCCTCGAACATCGCAGTCTCGAACGGGTGATTCAAGCAAGTGGATCGAAGTCTGGTCGGGTCGTTGCAAGACGCGCGAGTGGCGGCGTAAAGTGAGCAATAGTGCAACTGAATGGAAAATTGTATGAAAGGTAGATATTTCCACAAGTGAAAAGGGCTCTTTATCGGCTCGATCTCCATATTTTTCGAATCAAACACTACGTAACGGCGGCATACAGTCGCGAGTGATCAAGGGAAGTTCGCATGCGCAAGCGATATTTACAGCATGGTCATACCCCTGGTTCAGTGTACGGTGGcaaaagttgttaaaaaaaattgcgaTGATCTTGGCGTTGCAACCGATCAAATGACAAACTGTCTGCGGACTTTTGTTTGCCTCCACCTTGGGGTTCCGATCGGGTCTGTCAACTCGATCGATTATCACGCGGCTAGACACGGTTGGAAAAATTTCGGTGCCATTttttcgggtggaaaaaacCGCCCAACGCGGagctaaataaatatttcgtaTCGCTATAAATAGACGCAACACACATTGCGCTTTACACTTGCTGCTAGAAGAGAGCAATGCGCGGATAAGAGTGATGTTTGGGCGAGTGTGGTGCATGTGTTCCATATGCCATGGTTGGGAGTAATGCTGGGAAAGACGAGCCAGCCGTTGCTAAAGGCGTGGAAAAAGAAGGtctaaaatgttttccaccgatgcAGCGATCTCCACGTTGGCGATcgatattcaaatgaaaacccTCCTGCTGAAGCTGTGTACCGATCGGTTGGGAAACGAAGGCGAGTGACTCACAAGCAATCCCTTAGTGTGATGCAGTTCACCAGCAATCTTTTGTGATATTCTCGAACAAAGCTACCAAGAAGCGCAATTGTTTGCCCGGGATCGCCACAAAAAAtcgggaaaaaataataacaatcaaCTCTCCCCCTATGGGGGAAGGCGAAGTGTAGAGTGTTAGACGCGTTAGAGAAAGGagggaaagaaatcaaaaacatTCCCAACGGTACTCGAATGTTAGGCCGTTTCTCGAAAAACACCCCGAGCGGGTTGAGCCATGTGTGTGGGCAAGCGTACGAAGAAAcaacttgaaacaaaataacaacaaccgTTTCACAAGAAAGTACGGTTGTTAGATCTTCTCGGCGTAGGCCCATTCGTCTTTCTCAGCCCCCGATGACCGAGCTACACCTTGGCTTGGCTAAGCTAGGGAGAAATTTCTCCAACACACAACGCAAGCACCTACGACGACTGCATTTGCCTGTAGAGGAGAGCAACGCGGGTTTGCGGCGTGGCCTACAAGCGATCATGGCTCACACCTACACTCGCGTCATGCGCTGATATCGTCGCGGAACCCTCGTCAGCTGTTCGGTGAATTACCCTGGTAATGACCTAGCCGTATCAGGTCCGGTTGGGATTGACCTGCGAAAAGGGCAGCGATAGACTGCATTTAAGGGCTGACTCCGAAGCTGAATTTCGGTGAAGTGTCttcattcaattcaaaacGAATGTACTTGGACCAGTTTTTGGTACCGCTTCTACTGCACGTAGAAGTTCTGAAGCCAGTCTTGTGCTTTCTTTCGGAAGATGCTTAACTGGAAGATGTCTCATCGgtataattatattttcaagTACCTTACCATTTCGAATATGGTTTCGTGCCTCACTGGTGCTATCCCTAAATAGCCTTCCAAGACTTACAAGTTTGCTGTtcttttgttgaaaactaCAGCCATCCAACTTTCTCGACAATGTGACCGGATTACATAAGACGGGGTTCCCATGCCgacattattattataattatttcaGCACAGGCTTATCATCCGAACACATGAGTCATGTGAGACGACTTCAGAGGAATTTATTTCTTACGCCAGAAAGGCTGCAAAATAGGTCAACCGGTGTCATCAAGCAACCGGTCCGTGACACATAAAGATTCGATgaggaacagaaaaataaacagcatCTAATAAGTACATCTTGTGACTTTActgtaattgaaaatttgctATGTTATTTGATATTGATATATCAtcgaaacaaatggaaaagtaaAGCCGATTTTGAGattgttttaatattaaatagCATAAAATACTTGAAGCAGCTAAAAACTATCTAACATGTTTCACTTTGAAACAACATCAGTCATTTTCAtgcgaaaaaaacgaaaaacatgtacTTTCATTAATGCCTTAGTACCACCGCTATCACCGTCTTATCAGTCGGAGCTTCTGCAGCGATTCAGGTGGCTCGCGGTACGCAAACAGAGCCGATTCGAATACACGACTGTCGGACACTTAGCAGCAGCAGACCTACCGTGAGTAGCGtagaaaagcaacaaaactTCTCACACGTATAGCCTCGGCAACCCGCATGGGGGGTTTCTCTTCATctctccttttcttttttaccatCGGTGCGGTAATTTGCTAATGATCACCGAACGTGACTCCGCGCATAGTGGCAAAGGTGCAATGGTAATAGTTCCGATAGCCTCCGTCCATCagagatgatgatgagtcgGTGCTGTACGGTTCAGAGgccagttttaaaaaaaatatattaaaccaaacgcaaaaacaaacccgatCCGATCCGCCAGATAGGTGTGTAAGTCGCGCCTTTCGTAACCACGTCGAGAGGAGCACCTCAACGAGTGCAGCTTGATCACAAGCGAGTGTTGCCAATGTGCGGTTCTTCAAAACCCTACCCAGTTTAGGTTTTTTCCTCTCCAAAACATTGCCTGATATCTCGAAGTTCCCGTAGAGACCGTTGTGCACGCTCTACCTTTACGAACCTTCAGCCCAGTGACGCAGTGATAAGATAACTGAGGCGGGTTTGCTGATAAAACGCGCTACTCTAGAAACTGTCCGCAGTAGTAACAAACCGTTCTATACGTATTCTCCGTCCGGCCAGGCTACCAGGTTCCGCTGATGAGCTGTTTGGGTGCAAGTGTTTTAAAAGTGATCTAACTCCCGAAGTGAATCCCACCAGAAAACAAGAGGGGGGTGGCGTCATACTTGTGGACGAATGTTACCCACCACTCATCACCAAGGGTGGCATGTGAAGTGAACAACCACGAAAGCTAATAAGTgtcaaagaaaaagtaaaatataagGAAACGAAACGCTTTGCAAACGAACAACCTGCATTGCGAGTGGCGATAGGCGTGTATGACATCACCTACGCCGAAAAAGCAACCAACAAGTGCGGCGGGCAAAATAGCAGCGGCAGATCGTCTGATCCCGGTGGTTCCAGAGTAGCGTGCGAGGAGAATGGCGGAGCTATCGCAGCACCGTCCGCGGCACAGCACCGACAACGGACAACCCTCGTCCACCATCTACGACTATCCGGAACATCTGAATCCGTTCTACCAGGACGAAAACCACAAGCGACTGCGCTTCTGGAACCACAAGCCGTCAACGTGCAAATCGCAACGTCGGGGCAGCTTATCTAGCATACGGGATGGATTTCGGGAGCTCTGGTAAGTTGGTGCCACATGCACATCAGCTCCGGCGCTCCTCATTAGCTTATTTATAGGGGCCACTTGGGAATATGATAATTTTGCGACACGTCTCGGCCAAGTATCGGAGCGCTACGGCATCACTGCTCCGGAAACGAACACACCTACGCAATGCTATTGTTCTGTGTTGGTTTTAGCGCGGTTCCAAGCCGCTTTGCACATTACATCATCGTCAAATGGACAAAATACCTCTCGAATCCAAACTCCGTTTGTTGGCGGAAAATGGAATTCATTCGATTCGCTCCATCGGAGGGTATAGAGCCATTTTCGGGCACGGGCCCACACTTACTCGGTCGTCTTATGGTGATACCTCTCGACGTAACGGGAGAAGTCAGGCCTCCACACTCAGCAGAAACCGTGGAGTTCCGTTGGGGAATAACTTTCTACGGTACGCCGGTCTCTACTATGAAGAGCAGGGAATCTAGATTTCTGAGCTTGCGATGATCTAGGGCAACATTTACGTAATTTTGGGTGGTAAAaaagatttgtttctttccgtGGAAATACAAGCGTTTTGTTTCTCAGGAAATGTTGTATGTTACCTAAAAGTTGCATATGAAAGAAGAACCCCCAGCGCAATGTCGATTGCTTGAGTTCTCTGGCATTCGCCGCCAATCAAACACATGCGGTAGATAGGTTAGATTCAAAGGTTGAGGTCGGTAGCTACACCGGGTATCAGCTGCATTGATTAGTTTCCACTGATTATCGACGCGCCGTTTGTGCTCAGGTTGTGACGACTCCGATTGTTAAGGTCTACGATCGACTGTTCAACTACGGTTCACAAATTCTTGTGTAGTTTCTGTACAAGGAATCACCAATTCATTTTCAAACCGATGCCAGAAATCTAAAGAAAAAATTTGGGTCTTCGAGACGAAGTAGATCTTCGAGACCTTTGTAAACAAATATACGAGCTTCATTCAAGGTACTTCAAATCGATAAGCTATCCTTTATAAAAGCTCAAACAAGTCCGTCTTTGTACAGTACGATGCTTATAAAAACTACAAACATCGCAAGAACTATTGTGGTCGTCTTTATTTGGATAAGTCGGTTCTTGTCTGCTCGCTTCCAATTAGTATCTGCCTTTTGCTGTTCTCCAGCGGACCTGCCGAGTAGATAGAGATGTTATGAACACATTCTGCAAAGCAATGTGCTAAAATCTTAAATTGAATGCTAACGAACTTCCTGTAGGCCACACTTTATTGTTAGCCACACACTAAAAACGTTCTTTTGTGCGTAGTGTGCGATTGTTCTGCGAAgtctttatttgtttcaattcttTTCGAGAAGAATCCCTTCCGAGAAGAATAAATCATAAACTCCGGGGATGATATATAACAAGTTTAAGTTTCATATCTGCTATCTAATAAAATTCCTAAACGAAATCTAGTCGAGCAGAGAATGTAAAAGATCGATTCAGCTGCGTGGGTTGACTTCGCTCCTAATTTCGAGCTGTGTGGGATTTCAGAACGTTTAATTTACATACAAAACGACAACACTTTCACGCACCCAAAGTCTACTGGGAGCAGCCCAAAGTCAACCGCCATCAAAAGATCTGTGGCTGAGATCATGGCAGGGATCACTTCTAATTTTAGCGCTTCCTGCAGTTCCTCCTCCCGCGCTCAGCGCCCAGCTTGACAGTGTGGCATCAGTGtttcataaaattaaatttactatCTCAAAGTGTTGATCCATCCGCACTAAGCTCATTTGAAGTAGGTCGATAGTTATGAGTTTTTCGAACGTGTGCGCGTACCCACACTTGTGACATGATTTGCGAAACCGTAGTGACCTCACCGTGTCAAAATTCGTTGACCTTGATTCGTGCTGCCGAGCGAGGCATAAATTgtgttgtattatttttcttgtgaGCCGTCATAAAATATACACTACAGATGATTTTTAAAACGCATGTGGACGAATTTTATAATCTATCTGGGCCGCCttgcttttaatttgttatgcaatgaagttttttgtttgtataattaatatttcttaTGAGATGTTACATCTTTTAAACCTCGTTCGTTTCCATGAACcattaaattttgtttcagcataaaaaccaaaaacctaaAAATGTCTGAATCTTggatgaaatcaaataaaattcaaaataagtATGGAACCACACTTCATCTACAGTTCATAAACTGTTGATAAATTATACTTCGGTTTAAATGTTACATCTTCCTGAGCAATACCTCACTGTGCGGTAAGACAAAGTAATAATTCTTTCAATTTCGCTCAATTTTGCTCCATTTCTGGATGAAAGCCGCTTGCGTGCAGATAATGCCGATCGTTCCAGAGCTTCCCTGTCTCCGCAGACGCAACGCCGTCTTGTTCGTATCATTTTTCGCTTCAATCAAGAATATAATTTAAGTGCATTTTAAAGCCGTACCATTGCAAGGGCTTTGTCGAGCAGTGAACGAACGAGGACACATAAATCACCGTGCATTTGAGCTCTGCACCGGATCCCATCTTCTGGGTTTAAGTGCCATTGAAAGGTATTACGTAGCAACTGGAACCCAAGCTGGTTTGCAGCAGAAACATCGATGCTCTTTAAGGGTAGATGTGGGTTAAAATATCAGTGTTTTTCATTTGGAAGATTGTTCCGAATGGGATCAATCTATTGCCTTGTTCAGGGTGGATTTAAGAGATCGAGCTAAAGTTTGAATGTTTAGAACGAGGCCTTTCGTTGACATATAGCAAACATCTGCAAATGTGCTTCCTGAGAAACTAGTCAAATCGATCTATTGTGTGATAATGAAGATAAAGTAACTCGTCCGGGCGCATAGACTTCGCTCGATCACCACTAGATCCGGACCATGATCGGGAGCATGCACTCTAGTGCCGACTCGAGTGGCTACCGGACCTTCGTCAATAAGTGCACCCCCGGCACTGGTATGTGTTTGTAGCGTTCTCGACTAATTGAAATGCGACCTCCATTCGGTTTGTCCGGTCATATATGCCTTCACGCTACTCCCGACAAGACAGAACCTTCCCAGCCCATCAAGTTCACGCATCCATCCATCGGTCCATGAGAAGTGGCTAGTCTTGTGCGGCTGTGTTGGTGTGGGTTTGAGGGaggtaaatttttaattgaaccGCTTACGAGGCTCCGTCCAGGGTGCAGAGTAATTGACATCGTCGCCACCAAAGCCACCCGGCTCCGTGCGCTGTACACGACATTTAAGCTGGTTTAATAAATATCTCCCCGCCGGAATCGAAACGCGATCGTGCACATCAATCAATAAATTAACCAAGTCCATCGGAACGTCTGGGAAGATGTTTCTCGACTTGTGGGCAAAGGACGTCTGGGACTAACCTTACCAATTTATTACCTTTTCCTCGCCGACAGGCAATACTCAACGCTACGTTTCGGGAAGAAACGATCGTCAACACTGGGAATCAACAAAACCTCCGAGAGTCCACCACCGCTGCGAAGGGATCCATACGATGAAGATTACGGAAGCACTTCCTATACTGGCCACAGAAACACGGTCAACGGGTCTGGCTATGGCACTGTTCGTGAGAGTCGTTCCTACACCACTACGCCGTTGTTCGAACGACAGACGCGATACCGTAGTTCCTTCCAACCTCGGTCACAGGTAGGTTGTTTGAGCGCATCGACAGTGTCGGTGCACTACCCTTGTTGACTGCGTAAACATATTGATAACCCCTACTGGTCCCCCTCAGGAAAGCGACGATTCTGGATTCACTCGGAACAATCGGTATCGCAGCACGATTCAGAATGGTTACGCCACGTACAACAACGGAATGGTGACGTCCACACCGCAAAAGAAGCAGGCACCACCTCAACCTTACGGGTATGGCACTAAAGCGCCCGATTGATGTTGTACAAGAAAAATGTTCTCATCTGTTCCGTTTGATTTTCTCATTCAAAGCACCACCTCAAGAGTCCCGCAgcaacacaacaacagcaatcCGTTCGATGACGACGTGGAAGCGGACGGGGACACGCTGTCCACGATCAGCATGGACGATAGCTACAGCAGCACTCTCAGATCGCGCACGTCCGGCACCAGAACTCGTACCAAACGACGAGCacctccgccgccgccggtaACTGTTGTAAGTACAATGGGAAGTAGGGAGAGTTTTTACTCTTCACTAGTTCTGTTTTGTGAAACTCTTATTTCACCGGCAATTTTAGCTAAAATTAAAcgtattttaatttccacGAGAAAACCAATAGAGcaagattttgttttcatcacaAAATTACACCTGGTAAAGACAATCTTATTTTCCTATTGTTTCACTAAAAATGAATATCCCAATTGATAGATGCATCCTATTTTCCCTTTTGATATGCATGTCATTTAATTACATGCAATCTgctaacaaaaaaacaggtaTGTTCAGACGAAGAAATCATTCTGGGGCAGTTATTCTCAATGTAACTTAAAAGTTAGAATTTTTTCTAATACATTAGAAAGTGATGCTTATGGGTTTTTTACAAACTGCTGAGAGTAAGTAACTGCTGTAAAAACGCGTTGTGTCTTTAAATatataaagtttatttatttatgttatttgaAATCTTGAAGAGGTTTCCTTATTGATGcgtatttgtgtttttaaaagttatttgaacAATATTTAGATATTTATATATTGATACGGCCGGGGTCTTGAATTTTAAGTTGACTATTTTAGTTGACCTAAGTTTATCTTACTCCTGTCAGGacttggaaaatggaaaatgatggaaattgaatatttgtttaatttttttcaggAACTTGCAAAACACCCAGAACAGGAAACGGAAGTTAACGAAAGTCAAAGCGAGGACCTTCGTAATTTAACAGCCGAAATTGCTAGCTTTGTGTCATCAGCTAATGAGGATGAGGCGGCAAAAACCGAATCCTTGACTCAGACCAGCACCATCACCGTCGAGACAAGAACAGAGCAAACGTTCGatgttaataataataatgccCGTGTGGACATACCGACAACGGTTGCGTCGATGGAGAATGAAGTTGTACAGGAACACCACGTTGCGGAGAGCATACAGAAGGAACCGGCTGTAAGCACTGTTAAAGTTACTAGCGAACAGCAAGTTATTGAATCGCACAACGTATCAGAGGCAGAAGCAAAACCCCAAAATAATCAATCAGTTCCAGCGCCAACGGTTGAGGAAACGGCGACGGATACGGCAACGGAAACGGCAGGCACCAGTCCTACTCCCGTGCCAAGGAAGAAGTCAGagaaacaccaaaacaacgcTGCGTTAGAAACCGAAACGGTCCAAAAAGTGGATATTGACTTTGAAAATCTCGCCCTCCCGGAAACGCCCGTCCCGTCGAGACGATCGAATCGCGAACGATACATAACGGAGCAAGCTCCACCGGCAAGCCAACCCATCATCGCTAATCCCGAACCGAAGATTCCAAACCATCCTACCGAAGGCCAGCAGGACGATGACGAGGGTCCAACGACAACGATCATTGTGGACAATTTGCACTACAAGCTAAAGGTCGCGCCGATTCACACGGAAATCAATACCAAAATAGAAAACGCCCGGCTCAAGATCAGCGAGTCCACCGGCAACATACCGACGAGTGCGACGGAAAACGGTACGACCGAACGGCGCCGTTCGGTGAAAGACATCATAGAGTCGATCAACAAGAGCCAGAGCATGCTCAAGGTGAACCTCGAGCAGCAGGGTTTGCACGAAACGCAGTCCACCGACAGCATGACCCGGAACATCCGCGAGCTGAACGAGCGCGAGAAGGAGATCCAAAACTTGCTGCATGACATCGATAGTCGCTACGGTGCTGCAGGTGGACCAGGTGGCGGTGCTGAGATGCCGGTTCCTTCCGGGCGGGGTTCATATTACGATAACCTACCGGACGATAACCTGAACGACAACCTGGACGACATGAACAACATGTACGCGTCGTCTGGGCATCGGGTGAAAAAGAGCCCAACCAAAACGGTCATCATTGCGCAGGCGGACGATCAGTTTCAAGATTGCATCGATTGGAATCCTCTGCCGAAGCCGAAGCGCGTAATGGTGGAAAGTGTGACGGGAGCTGGCGAACAGTCCCGGTTGGCAGAAAATGCCCCTTCCTAGTCGTGTAGTGCTGCTTGTTTGCAGTAATGTTTCTGCACTTCATCGCTATTTTAATAGTTAAAACATTTTGGTGTGACTGTGCTTATCCATAAACATAGAataaaatttgtgttttgttgtataTTATTTatagaaccaaaacaaacccgaGTTTGATTATTCGATGGAAGATTGGCGAAAAAACATTGGGGAAacactcaattttttattttagtttcactcaatttttaatcaatatCTCAAGCAAGAAGAGTGTATGTGTAACTGAAACTATTTATatgaaatcaaaatgaataacatttattattcgCGTTCAATTGAGAGATGGTGATTCAATTCAGTTGATATCTATATGATTGATACATTAATGGTTGCATATTGGTTTTCTAATTGTTAGACGAGTTAAAGGGGGTAGTACGGCCAGGTCCAAAAATGCgtttggaaaatgttgctAAAGACCGATTATTAAAATCATGCTAAAAACCGATTATTTTTAGCCATAAAACATGACAATACATAATTCAACACCATACTAAGAATGGTTGAAATGAtactaaataatattttaatggTCAATCCTGTTCTAATTCATATGAATTGTTGTTATGATCTATTACAATCAATTATGTATGATCAATTTATACGATGTCGTACTGATAACTGATTTAGTCAATGAAGTAAAAAGATTATCGCATCGTTTTCCTATCAGCACAAGATAGAagctttagttttattttctgaaaTAATTCCATAAGTTTTGAGGATTACGTGTCAACGTATCCCATTTCTTAACCTATTGCAATCGTTGTATATCTTTCGAACGGCTTTTCACAGGTGGCGCCAACAACATCCTGGAAGTTACGATTCCATGTTCGGtttgtaatttttcatttccgtttCCAGGTAGTTACAAAACCGTCCCAGGTTGGTGCGCACCGTACTGACTGCCGGAAAGCGATCGCCGAGCTGCCGCTTGTCTCGCTTCAGCTTTTCGCGCATAACACGATCGAGCTGTTTGCATTTCGCGACCATTCCTACCTCGTGCACGATCGCGTACCAATCGTTATCAGCGAAAATGTCCATCATCGAGTCTAGCGCTTCCGCCAGCACCCAAACGTCCGTCTCGTTGGCGCAAGTGTTGAGCACGAAATCGACGATCAGCTTCACCAGCGGTTCCGGCAGCAGGCATCCGAGCATGCCCAACATTCGCAGCCAGTTGGCTCGGATCTCCGCGTCCTCGCAGCCGACCACACCGTTCAGCATCAGCTGCAGATCGCTTTCGGTCATCTGTTTGAACAGCTCCGGGCTCTTGCGCAGGTGCTCCAGGGTGGCACGCATCAGCGACGTCGAGGCTTCCAGAAGCTTCACATTGCCCTGGCCCTGGAACACTTGCTGGCCGAGATCGATCCACACGTTGTACACCGCAGCCGGTCCTCCGAGATCCTCGGTCGTGATGTTATTGCACAGATTGTGAAGACACAGCATGGCAGAAATCCGCAGCGAGTCAAGCTTCTTCAGTGTGCCCTTCTCAGACTCGGCCAAGATTTGGTGCACGTTCTCCGCCATCGGTTGAGCCTTCTGCCAGAGCTTCTCGACCAGCGCTAACGATTTAATAGCTTCCAGAACCTCCACTGGAACCTTGTCCGTGTTCTCCACGCTTCCGTTTAGCTCGTTCGTATCGTAATCGTAAACACTTTCGGCGTCCGAACCGGCGCCGTTATTCTCGACGTTCTCATTTCCCTCGCTCTGCCAATCGTCATCGTCGGTGGAGCAGATGTTTGTGAGTATTTCGGCCGCTATCCGTTGCGCCTGCAGCATCCAACCTACGTCACGTACTTCCAGCTCACCGTCGGACGGCAGGTCCGCTTTCCGGCGACGCTGGTGTGACTCTGCCTCGGTTTCTTCGTCAATCTGTACGTCATCGGTCACCTCCAGATCGACTACCTCCTTCTGGGCCGTTAACGGAAGGATGCTGGTAAGGTTTCCCAACGCAACCCGATGGTTCGCTTCCATCGTCTTAGCAATGGTTTGCAAAATTTGGCTCATATGGCTGCTTAGCAATACCGGGACGTTGCAAATTATTCCTGCGGCAAGGACACGCAGCATCATCGTGGCATTGTCCGTACCGTCGAGGG encodes:
- the LOC131281863 gene encoding uncharacterized protein LOC131281863, encoding MAELSQHRPRHSTDNGQPSSTIYDYPEHLNPFYQDENHKRLRFWNHKPSTCKSQRRGSLSSIRDGFRELWQYSTLRFGKKRSSTLGINKTSESPPPLRRDPYDEDYGSTSYTGHRNTVNGSGYGTVRESRSYTTTPLFERQTRYRSSFQPRSQESDDSGFTRNNRYRSTIQNGYATYNNGMVTSTPQKKQAPPQPYGTTSRVPQQHNNSNPFDDDVEADGDTLSTISMDDSYSSTLRSRTSGTRTRTKRRAPPPPPVTVELAKHPEQETEVNESQSEDLRNLTAEIASFVSSANEDEAAKTESLTQTSTITVETRTEQTFDVNNNNARVDIPTTVASMENEVVQEHHVAESIQKEPAVSTVKVTSEQQVIESHNVSEAEAKPQNNQSVPAPTVEETATDTATETAGTSPTPVPRKKSEKHQNNAALETETVQKVDIDFENLALPETPVPSRRSNRERYITEQAPPASQPIIANPEPKIPNHPTEGQQDDDEGPTTTIIVDNLHYKLKVAPIHTEINTKIENARLKISESTGNIPTSATENGTTERRRSVKDIIESINKSQSMLKVNLEQQGLHETQSTDSMTRNIRELNEREKEIQNLLHDIDSRYGAAGGPGGGAEMPVPSGRGSYYDNLPDDNLNDNLDDMNNMYASSGHRVKKSPTKTVIIAQADDQFQDCIDWNPLPKPKRVMVESVTGAGEQSRLAENAPS
- the LOC131283115 gene encoding HEAT repeat-containing protein 3, whose product is MGKAKKPRLHKNQPAPTGLMDVNGLIEQGLAGSAKSGTPIDAIVEQLESSVTEEKICGLQSLATIGQGEVNLAEVVASNIIRIAASLLVHPDSSVRHATAGALRNLSVGSVELCEFMVDQDVLTPLLALLNRYTSATQWKPTFDKSMQDQMDEHSDTFLQGVNLLWNLCESTSDALTAFNQAQLLQPFVYFLNCNVYGKQIAIAVAQCLLVVSEENTSSWRVLANHGLELSTLLALDGTDNATMMLRVLAAGIICNVPVLLSSHMSQILQTIAKTMEANHRVALGNLTSILPLTAQKEVVDLEVTDDVQIDEETEAESHQRRRKADLPSDGELEVRDVGWMLQAQRIAAEILTNICSTDDDDWQSEGNENVENNGAGSDAESVYDYDTNELNGSVENTDKVPVEVLEAIKSLALVEKLWQKAQPMAENVHQILAESEKGTLKKLDSLRISAMLCLHNLCNNITTEDLGGPAAVYNVWIDLGQQVFQGQGNVKLLEASTSLMRATLEHLRKSPELFKQMTESDLQLMLNGVVGCEDAEIRANWLRMLGMLGCLLPEPLVKLIVDFVLNTCANETDVWVLAEALDSMMDIFADNDWYAIVHEVGMVAKCKQLDRVMREKLKRDKRQLGDRFPAVSTVRTNLGRFCNYLETEMKNYKPNMES